Proteins from a single region of Geothrix sp. PMB-07:
- a CDS encoding methyl-accepting chemotaxis protein, whose protein sequence is MSRLRQAYKLQTMVIGLVSLVIVIAFTVVATLVRSEMRAKAIDAELVKARTITLQAESTRDYMAKMRASGVYDDAKLAKDVNLLIQAVPIVTAMKTAGEKAKEAGFEFRVPKEFPRNAKNQPDAKELDVLRKLAARQGEEGTPDSWFEDTTMNAVRFFRGIRLTQDCLACHGDPATSKALWGRQDGTDPTGARMEGWKTGEIHGAFEVISSLEALDRDMARVTGWIVALGAIVCTLSILAITWFLKRRIFSRLASATALMRQVAEGDLTAHIEDHRNDELAENFDAFNTMAKSLKEIVLRIQDSAEAIQSASGEIAAGNLDLSRRTEAQAAGLEETASSMEEITANINMTAENARGADDRAVQARNVAAEGGTAMGQVAEAMGEIDTSASRIQEIITVVEEIAFQTNLLALNAAVEAARAGEMGRGFAVVAAEVRNLAKRSSDAAKEIKGLIHDSVAKAKEGSSIASRAGRTIQEVVENVERVTELISDIARATGEQSLGLNEVNKAVSQMDEATQENAALVEEASAAAESLNRQAQELAAMVAHFQTGASARSHAIAPNPGRALAGQRPALRNRTTR, encoded by the coding sequence ATGAGTCGACTCCGGCAGGCCTACAAACTTCAGACCATGGTCATCGGTCTGGTCTCCCTGGTCATCGTGATCGCCTTCACCGTGGTGGCCACCCTGGTGCGCAGCGAGATGAGGGCTAAGGCCATCGACGCGGAACTGGTGAAGGCCCGCACGATCACCCTGCAGGCGGAATCCACCCGGGATTACATGGCCAAGATGCGGGCCAGCGGCGTCTATGACGACGCCAAACTGGCGAAGGATGTGAACCTGCTGATCCAGGCCGTGCCCATCGTCACGGCCATGAAGACCGCAGGCGAAAAAGCCAAAGAGGCGGGCTTCGAGTTCCGCGTTCCCAAAGAGTTCCCCCGCAATGCCAAGAACCAGCCCGATGCCAAAGAACTGGACGTGCTGAGGAAGCTGGCCGCGCGCCAGGGCGAGGAAGGCACCCCGGACAGCTGGTTCGAGGACACCACGATGAATGCCGTGCGCTTCTTCCGCGGCATCCGTCTCACCCAGGATTGCCTGGCCTGCCACGGCGATCCCGCCACCAGCAAGGCCCTGTGGGGCCGGCAGGATGGCACCGATCCCACCGGCGCGCGCATGGAGGGCTGGAAGACCGGTGAGATCCACGGCGCCTTCGAGGTGATTTCCTCCCTGGAGGCCCTGGACCGCGACATGGCCCGCGTCACCGGATGGATCGTGGCCCTGGGCGCCATCGTCTGCACCCTCAGCATCCTGGCCATCACCTGGTTCCTCAAGCGGCGCATCTTCAGCCGCCTCGCCTCCGCCACCGCCCTGATGCGCCAGGTGGCCGAGGGGGATCTCACCGCCCACATCGAAGATCACCGGAACGATGAACTGGCCGAGAACTTCGACGCCTTCAACACCATGGCGAAGAGCCTCAAGGAGATTGTGCTCCGCATCCAGGACAGCGCCGAGGCCATCCAATCCGCCTCCGGCGAGATCGCCGCCGGCAACCTCGACCTGAGCCGCCGCACCGAAGCCCAGGCCGCAGGTCTGGAGGAAACCGCCAGCTCCATGGAGGAAATCACCGCCAACATCAACATGACCGCCGAGAATGCCCGGGGAGCCGATGACCGCGCCGTCCAGGCCCGCAACGTGGCCGCTGAAGGCGGCACCGCCATGGGCCAGGTGGCCGAAGCCATGGGCGAGATCGACACCAGTGCCAGCCGCATCCAGGAAATCATCACCGTGGTGGAGGAGATTGCCTTCCAGACCAACCTGCTGGCCCTCAATGCCGCCGTGGAGGCGGCCCGGGCCGGCGAGATGGGCCGCGGCTTCGCCGTGGTGGCTGCGGAAGTGCGCAACCTCGCCAAGCGCTCCAGCGACGCTGCCAAGGAGATCAAAGGGCTCATTCACGATTCCGTGGCCAAGGCCAAGGAGGGCTCCAGCATCGCCTCCCGCGCCGGGCGAACCATCCAGGAAGTGGTGGAGAACGTGGAACGCGTCACCGAACTCATCTCCGACATCGCCCGGGCCACGGGCGAACAGAGCCTCGGTCTGAATGAGGTGAACAAGGCCGTGTCGCAGATGGACGAGGCCACCCAGGAGAACGCCGCCCTGGTGGAGGAAGCCAGCGCCGCTGCGGAATCCCTCAACCGCCAGGCCCAGGAACTGGCGGCCATGGTGGCCCATTTCCAGACTGGCGCCTCGGCCCGTTCCCACGCCATCGCGCCAAACCCGGGCCGCGCCCTTGCCGGTCAGCGCCCAGCCCTGAGAAACCGCACCACCCGCTAA